TTTCTTCAAAATAATATCTTGACTGTAGTAAGGAAGGATATTTTTCTAATAAAAAATCATTCAAAATATACGAAGGGCCAGCTTTATACAAATCCTCTTTTAAGATTCCTGTAATTTTTATACCGCCAATATTTTGTTTAAAATCTTTGTAAGCTTCTTTGGTAGTCGAAAAATCAGATTGCAGCAGTTTGTCTTTTTGCGATAACTGCCTAACAACCGAAAGTTTCACATAATCGCCATTTATTTCAATTACCTTAAAAATAAAGTATTTGCGCTCCATGCTTTGACTCCCGTTAGAGCCGCTTTGTTTACTAAAGATAAAACTTCCCAACTGCAATTTATGCTCAGGGCTGTTGATTGCTTTTTTCCATTGATAAGAATCATAAACTAATTTTTTGAAAGCATATAAAATGAATACAAAAACAACGCCGGCTATAAATATTTTTTTCATTAAATGGAAATTTCATTAAAAGTACTACTTTTTAATCGCAATACCGATACTTATTGAGCGCTAAGATTTGGTTATTGACCATCTTATTATAAAAACAAAGTCCGCAAAGCTTTGTCTAAAAACTTTGCGGACTTTGCGGACTTTGCGGTTAAAAAAATCAAAGAATCACTTTACGTTTACAAAGTGATTCTTACTTCTATAAATTGCTATACAATAATTGCAACGTGTGAAAATCGGATGAGCCATCAAAATGCTTATGAAGTACTTCCTGAAAAACAGATTCTGTGTTTTGAACGCTGGCAAACAAAGTCATACATGATTGAAGTTTTTCTACATCAAGGCTTTCAAAAATATCCGAAACATTTTCTTCTTTTTTGACAAGTTCTGAAGTAATTTCTATAAGATGTTTTCCTAAAATTGGATGCTCAAGAAAAGCAATTGCCTCATCGGCATTTTTGATTTCGTAAAATTTGGAGTTATCGCTCGAACCCATTCCTTTTATCTGTGGAAAAATAAACCACATCCAAGGAGATTCTTTTTTACCCTTTTTGATTTCGTCTAGAGCTGTTAAATACAATTTGTTTTGAGCATCTAAAAACCGAAGTAATCCATTAGTATTGTAAGCCATTCTTTATGATATTAATTTGGGGATATCAGGCCATAAAACTAGGCAAAATATATTTACTTGTATGTAATCAAATCTTTTTTTTAAAGTCATTTTTTAACATTTTAAGGGGAATAATTTAAAAGAGCGTTTTACTTTTAAAATGAAGTGCTTAAAATTACTATTAACAGAAAAAATCGTACTAACGACTGTTTTTATTGTTATAAAATGAAGTTTTTGTTGGTAATTCTGTTATGATTTTTCTATTTTTATGAACAGACGGTTTTGAGAGCCATCTGAAAAAATAAAATTTGGATTGGTATTGGCCACTTTACAATATCAATATTTTCAATCGGGCAAGCTTCGCCCATAAAATAATAAATGCTTATGAAAATAGGATTAATCGGATTTGGGAAAACTGGAAAATCAGTAGCTTCAATACTATTAGAAAATAAAAAATTCAGCCTTGAATGGGTTTTAAGACAAAGTAATGTTTTGGAGCACAGATCGGTTCCCGAGTTTTTTGGAATCCAGTCAGACGAACCGGGCTTAATCTATTCTAGTTCGCATACCTCTGTTGAAGAATTATTAGAAAAACATCCAGTAGATGCCATAATCGATTTTTCGTCTAGTGAAGGAATTTATACTTATGGAGAAACAGCTGCGAGGCATAACGTGAAAATAATTTCAGCAATTTCTCATTACAAGGAAAAAGAATTGAATTTATTGAAGAAAC
The Flavobacterium humidisoli DNA segment above includes these coding regions:
- a CDS encoding DUF1810 domain-containing protein, which translates into the protein MAYNTNGLLRFLDAQNKLYLTALDEIKKGKKESPWMWFIFPQIKGMGSSDNSKFYEIKNADEAIAFLEHPILGKHLIEITSELVKKEENVSDIFESLDVEKLQSCMTLFASVQNTESVFQEVLHKHFDGSSDFHTLQLLYSNL